The Rhizobium rosettiformans genomic sequence GCCGGTATCGGACGACATCAAATGCTCGGCAAGCACGAGCGCCGGGCCGGACACCGCCCAAGGTCCAAGCCACTCGGAAAACCGTGCTGTGACGTCGTCGGCGGCGATGACGAAGCCGAGGCGAATGCCGGCAAGGCCGAAGAATTTTCCGAAGGAGCGGAAGACGATGAGGTTTGCACTGTCATCGCCTGCAAGGCTCTGCTCCGGCAGCATGTCGCCGAAGGCCTCATCGACCACCAGTATGCCACCACGGTTTGCGAGATCGGCGGCCAGCGCTCGAAGCTCGCTCGGTGTGTGAAGCCGTCCGTCCGGATTGTTCGGATTGACCACCACGACAAGACCGTGCGCCGTGCTGACCAGATTGAGATCACTGACCGCATCGACCGTAAGACCGGCAAGCGTGAAGGCGCGCGCATACTCGCCATAGGTCGGCGACATCACGGCAACCCGCGCGCCTGATGGCACCAGCCGCGGCAACAACTGGATGACCGATTGCGTACCCGGCACCGGAAGTGGCAGCCGATGGCCCGCGCGATAGAAGCGCTGCGCCGCCTGCCGGGAAGCCATCTCCCGTTCCTGATCGGGCAAGCGATGCCAGGCCCGCATCGGGATCTCGGGCAGATCAGGCGGACAGGGATTGATGCCGGTCGAGAGGTCGAGCCAGTCTTCGATGCGCCCGCCATAGAGGGCTGAAGCGGCAGCGAGACCGCCACCATGCTGGATCGGCCCGCTCATGCGCCCTCTCCTGCAATGTCGATGAGGTGCATGTAAGACCCCGCAACGGACCCGCGCATCAGCCCGACGGCGCCGAGAGGTTCGCCGAGAGCGTCCTCCGCCTCGAACAAGCGGTCTGCCGCCCCTTCCGAAACGACCGTGGAATAATGGAATTCGTGGCCGGTGTAGTTTCCACCGAACAGATCGGGAGCGAGCGATCTCAGCCGCCGATAACCAAGGTGCCGTTTGCGGTCCGCATAGCTCGTCACCAGCGGCAAGAGGCCGAGCATGGCGTGACGATGGCCGTCAGCGTCAACGAGCCCATCGCCCAGAACCATATAGCCGCCGCATTCCCCATAGATCCGCGCCCCCCGGTCCGCCGCTCCCATCATTAACGAGCGGAAGCCGTCAGCAGAGGCTAATCTCCCGGCATGCAACTCGGGATATCCGCCCGGTAGGTAGATTGCGTCAGCATCTGCCGACGGGCCTTCGTCAGCGAGCGGCGAAAAGAAGGAGAGTGTCGCGCCTTGCGCCCGCCAGCCCTCCAGGAGATGCGGATAAGAAAAGGCGAAGGCGAGATCGCGGGCGACGGCGATGTGCTGACCGAGAGGCGCGATGCCGCGCACCGGCGTGCTTTCTCTGCGAGGCGCGGCCTGGGCGATTGAAAGCAGTGTGCCAATATCGATCCCCGCATCGATGGTATCGGCCGCTCGCTCGATGAAGCTCTCAAGAGCCGCATGTTCGCCGGCCTGCACCAAGCCGAGATGCCGCTCCGGGAGGGAAAGTTGCGGGTCACTCCTGAGGCAACCCAGCACGGGAAGCTCGGTCTTGCTCATTGCGCCGCGCAACATGGCCTCGTGACGATCGCTGCCGACGCGGTTGAGGATGACACCGGCGACCCGCACATCAGCGCGAAATCGGGCAAAGCCCGTTGCGATGGCCGCGACGGACTGCGAGCTACGAGCACAATCGATAACCAATACGACCGCCAGGGCCAGAAGGCTTGCGAGATCCCCTGCACTTCCCCTCCCGTCGGCGGCACCATCGAACAGCCCCATCATCGCCTCGATGACCAGCAAGGCGTCGGGTGATGTCTGAGCGGCCTGTGCGCCAAGAAACGACGGACGCATGGCCCAGGGATCGAAGTTGAAGCAGGGTGTACCACTCGCTGCCGTATGAAAGGCGGGATCGATATAATCAGGACCGGCCTTGCCGGGCGCCACAGCCACGACACGACGCTTCAAGGCTCGCATCAAGCCGAGCGTCACCACTGTCTTGCCCGAACCGGAAGCCGGCGCGGCGATCAGCAATCCGCTCATGCCGTGTCTTTCCGCTCCACGGCAAGGGGATCGGGCAGAAGCTTGCGGCCCGAAAGGGCGCCCAGCCAGTCGAGTGACGGCCTCAGACGCACGACCTCACCGATGACGACGATCGCCGGCGGTTCGATCCCGGCGGCAAGCATGTCCGCTTCGGCGCGTCCGAGTGTGGTTTCGAGCACGGTCTGTTCCGGCGTCGCAGCATTGCAGACGAAGGCCACGGCCTCGCCTGCCCGGCGCCCGGCAGCCATGAGATTGGCGGCGATCTGGCCCATGTGTTTCATCGCCATATACATGACGATGACGGGTGAGCCGCGGCCAATGGCGGCCCAGTCGATTCGATCGGGCACGACGCCGGAGGAGTCATGGCCGGTGAGGAATGTCACGGCATGGTTGACTTCGCGGTGGGTGACCGGGATGCCGGCATAGGCAAGCCCGCCGATCCCCGCCGTGATGCCCGGAACGATGCGGAAGGGCACGCCATGTTCGACAAGCATCAACGCCTCTTCGCCGCCACGCCCGAAAACGAAGGGATCGCCACCTTTCAACCTGAGGACGCGTTGGCCGGCCTTTGCGAGTTCGACAAGGCGCAATGAGATATCGCGCTGCTTGGCCGACGGCTTTCCGCCGCGTTTGCCTGCATATTCGAGGATGGCGCCACTGCGCGCGAGTTTCAAGCAGTCGTCGTTCACCAGAGCGTCGTGCACGATGATATCGGCTTCCGACAGCGCCTTGGCCGCGAGCAGCGTCAGGAGCCCCGGATCGCCGGGGCCGGCGCCGGCCAGCCACACGTGACCGGGCTCGATGGCCGGCAGGCTCGTGGGCAGGGCTAGACGCGTCGTGTCACTCATGGTCATGGTCTAGGCCTCGTGCGGCAAAAATGCAATTCCGCCATGGCTCTTTCCGACCCAAACCTTCGGCCACATGCCTTCCTCAAGGCCGCCGGCTCGCCTATAAGCGAGCCATGAGTGACGTCGAAAGACAGGCTGTAGGAAATGGGGCCGAGGGCCACCGGCTTGAAAAGCCGGAAGGCACCCCCTTGCGCAATGGTTGGACGACGGGGGCCTGTGCGACGGCAGCAACCAAGGCGGCCTTCACGGCTCTGCTGACGCGTAACTTTCCAGACCCGGTCTCGATCACACTGCCGAAAGGCGAAACGCCGGCCTTCGCGCTTGCCCGCGAGGGTTTCGACGGCGAGAGCGCCTATGCGGGCATCGTCAAGGATGCCGGTGATGATCCGGATGTGACCCATGGCGCCACCGTAATCGCGACCGTGACCCGCCTACCCCCCGGAAGCGGCATCCGCTTTGTGGCTGGCGACGGGGTCGGAACCGTCACCAAAGCGGGCCTGCCGATTGTCGTCGGAGAGCCGGCAATCAATCCAGTGCCCCGCGCCATGATGACGGCCGAGATCGAAGCGATTGCTGCAGCTCACCAGGTCAAGCCGGATCTCGAGGTGAAGATTTCCGTTCCCGGCGGCGCACAGATTGCAGAAAGCACCTGGAACCCGAGGCTCGGCATTCTCGGCGGGATCTCCATTCTCGGAACGACGGGGATCGTGCACCCCTTCTCCTGCGCCGCCTGGATTCACTCAATCCACCGCGGGATCGACGTCGCCCGCGCCGAAGGTCTGCCCCATCTGCTCGGCGCGACCGGTTCGACATCGGAAAAAGCGGCCCAGATCTTTCACAACCTGCCGGACGGCGCGCTGATCGATATGGGCGATTTTGCCGGCGGATTGCTCAAATACCTGCGTGCCCACCCTGTCCCGAGGCTGACGATTGCCGGCGGTTTCGCCAAGATGACGAAACTGGCCCAGGGCGCCCTCGATCTGCATTCCTCACGCAGCCAGATTGACAATCACTTCTTTCTTTCAATGCCTTGCACCGATATTCTCACAGACTCTGCCCGGCGAGCCGTCGAAAATGCCAACACTGCGCTCGAAGTGCTTGAGATCATGACGAAAGAGAGGATCGCGATTGCCCCTGCCGTTGCCACGGCGGCAAAGCGGACGGCCGAAAGTGTGTTGCGCGACAGCGGCGTGGCGGTCGACATCATCGTCACCGATCGCAAGGGAACGATCATCGCCCATGCGAGCTGAACCGGAGGATGCGCCTCAGAAAATCCTGATCCTCGGCGGCACGGCCGAGGCCCGTCTTCTGGCGGAAAGGCTCGTGGCCGAAGGCCATGATGTCACCACTTCGCTGGCGGGGCGAACGGTTGACCCGATCCTGCCTGCGGGCACAGTCCGGATCGGAGGCTTCGGAGGGGCGGAAGGTCTGGCAGTCTATCTACGGGCGGTGGGCTTCGACCGGATGATCGACGCCACGCATCCCTTCGCGCGGCGGATCAGCGAAAACGCCATCAAAGCCGCGGCGATATCAGGCGTCCCGCTCGAACAGCGGCTGCGCCCGCGCTGGCAGAAACAGCCGGGAGACCGCTGGAGGAGCGTAGCCACGCTCGAGGCGGCGGCCGAGGTCTTGCCGTCGGGCGCGACGGTGTTCCTCGCCCTTGGCCGGCAATATCTGGACGCCTTCGTCGGGCGCGACGATTGCCGCTTCGTGGTCCGCATGGTCGATGCGCCGGAGATGCCGCTCGCTTTCGCGGATTACACCCTCGTCCTCGGCAAACCGGCAAGCGATCCCGACCGCGAGGCAGACCTCTTCACGGCATACGGGGTCACACATTTGGTCTGTCGCAATTCGGGAGGTCCCGCGGGTTACGCCAAGATCACTGCGGCGCGACGTCTTACCCTGCCGGTCGTGATGCTCGAGCGCGACTGAAGGTCAGCCCGTTCAGCGGAACTCGAAAATTTGGCGGAACACACCCGGCGCGATGATCGACAGGGGGTTGATCACCAGATTGGGCTTCATCGTCGGCCCAGTCAGCTTGAAGGTGATGCCGAGCAGGCCGCGGTCACGCCCATTGCCGAGAATGGCACCGATCACAGGCAATTCGCCGAACAATCGGTTTAGCCCATAGGCTGGCATGAAGGTACCGGTCAGGTCGATGCGTCCGGATTGATCGCGCACGATCCCCTGGAAGGTCGCGCCCACCTGCTCGCCGCGCACGATACCGTTCTCGACGCTGAGCGTGCC encodes the following:
- a CDS encoding cobalt-precorrin-6A reductase, translating into MRAEPEDAPQKILILGGTAEARLLAERLVAEGHDVTTSLAGRTVDPILPAGTVRIGGFGGAEGLAVYLRAVGFDRMIDATHPFARRISENAIKAAAISGVPLEQRLRPRWQKQPGDRWRSVATLEAAAEVLPSGATVFLALGRQYLDAFVGRDDCRFVVRMVDAPEMPLAFADYTLVLGKPASDPDREADLFTAYGVTHLVCRNSGGPAGYAKITAARRLTLPVVMLERD
- a CDS encoding cobyrinate a,c-diamide synthase, encoding MSGLLIAAPASGSGKTVVTLGLMRALKRRVVAVAPGKAGPDYIDPAFHTAASGTPCFNFDPWAMRPSFLGAQAAQTSPDALLVIEAMMGLFDGAADGRGSAGDLASLLALAVVLVIDCARSSQSVAAIATGFARFRADVRVAGVILNRVGSDRHEAMLRGAMSKTELPVLGCLRSDPQLSLPERHLGLVQAGEHAALESFIERAADTIDAGIDIGTLLSIAQAAPRRESTPVRGIAPLGQHIAVARDLAFAFSYPHLLEGWRAQGATLSFFSPLADEGPSADADAIYLPGGYPELHAGRLASADGFRSLMMGAADRGARIYGECGGYMVLGDGLVDADGHRHAMLGLLPLVTSYADRKRHLGYRRLRSLAPDLFGGNYTGHEFHYSTVVSEGAADRLFEAEDALGEPLGAVGLMRGSVAGSYMHLIDIAGEGA
- a CDS encoding cobalt-precorrin-5B (C(1))-methyltransferase — its product is MSDVERQAVGNGAEGHRLEKPEGTPLRNGWTTGACATAATKAAFTALLTRNFPDPVSITLPKGETPAFALAREGFDGESAYAGIVKDAGDDPDVTHGATVIATVTRLPPGSGIRFVAGDGVGTVTKAGLPIVVGEPAINPVPRAMMTAEIEAIAAAHQVKPDLEVKISVPGGAQIAESTWNPRLGILGGISILGTTGIVHPFSCAAWIHSIHRGIDVARAEGLPHLLGATGSTSEKAAQIFHNLPDGALIDMGDFAGGLLKYLRAHPVPRLTIAGGFAKMTKLAQGALDLHSSRSQIDNHFFLSMPCTDILTDSARRAVENANTALEVLEIMTKERIAIAPAVATAAKRTAESVLRDSGVAVDIIVTDRKGTIIAHAS
- the cobA gene encoding uroporphyrinogen-III C-methyltransferase; this encodes MTMSDTTRLALPTSLPAIEPGHVWLAGAGPGDPGLLTLLAAKALSEADIIVHDALVNDDCLKLARSGAILEYAGKRGGKPSAKQRDISLRLVELAKAGQRVLRLKGGDPFVFGRGGEEALMLVEHGVPFRIVPGITAGIGGLAYAGIPVTHREVNHAVTFLTGHDSSGVVPDRIDWAAIGRGSPVIVMYMAMKHMGQIAANLMAAGRRAGEAVAFVCNAATPEQTVLETTLGRAEADMLAAGIEPPAIVVIGEVVRLRPSLDWLGALSGRKLLPDPLAVERKDTA
- the cobD gene encoding threonine-phosphate decarboxylase CobD; the encoded protein is MSGPIQHGGGLAAASALYGGRIEDWLDLSTGINPCPPDLPEIPMRAWHRLPDQEREMASRQAAQRFYRAGHRLPLPVPGTQSVIQLLPRLVPSGARVAVMSPTYGEYARAFTLAGLTVDAVSDLNLVSTAHGLVVVVNPNNPDGRLHTPSELRALAADLANRGGILVVDEAFGDMLPEQSLAGDDSANLIVFRSFGKFFGLAGIRLGFVIAADDVTARFSEWLGPWAVSGPALVLAEHLMSSDTGLIAQHIRSRALGLQDILAESGLTIRGGTDLFQLVEDASAGELHRHLCSRQILTRKFDYRSDWLRFGLAPDETGDARLREALRTFRSVRA